Proteins from a single region of Rhodospirillales bacterium:
- a CDS encoding SPOR domain-containing protein yields MVSEPPPLDSIEIPDRPVPSQPPRGLLPGGLLRRRNVLLLAGLCALALIVIIVLALLFSGGDDRQAGAPAEAPLIKAEDQPIKVTPEHPGGMDVPNQDLLVYGRMHGGPDGKAPVERLLPEPEQPLSPPSAPAHPGERPTAGEPEAPAKSSSLDQIPPSPYQSQAAPSVPEDEPGAEPDIKAIPPIKPAPPPKAAVSPVPRKQSGATGTSETPPPPAKEVARAQPAAPSAAKSAPASGAYVIQLFAGRSESDANTAWTRLKSKNADILGGLAPSVARADLGDRGVFYRLRAGPIASEAGARQTCKSLSQRGVPCIIIRSGA; encoded by the coding sequence ATGGTCTCGGAACCGCCACCGCTCGACAGCATCGAGATTCCCGACCGGCCCGTGCCCTCTCAACCGCCGCGGGGTCTGTTGCCGGGGGGGCTGCTGCGCCGCCGGAACGTTTTGCTGCTGGCAGGGCTGTGCGCGCTGGCGCTTATCGTCATCATCGTCCTGGCGCTGCTGTTTTCCGGTGGTGATGACCGGCAGGCGGGCGCGCCGGCGGAGGCGCCGCTGATCAAGGCTGAAGATCAGCCGATCAAGGTCACGCCCGAACACCCGGGCGGCATGGACGTTCCCAACCAGGACCTGCTCGTCTATGGCCGGATGCACGGGGGGCCGGACGGCAAGGCGCCGGTGGAGCGCCTTCTTCCCGAACCAGAACAGCCGTTGTCGCCGCCGTCGGCGCCGGCGCACCCGGGCGAGCGGCCGACGGCCGGCGAGCCCGAGGCGCCGGCGAAATCCTCGAGCCTGGATCAGATCCCGCCGTCACCGTATCAATCGCAGGCGGCGCCGTCGGTGCCTGAGGACGAGCCGGGCGCCGAGCCGGATATCAAGGCGATTCCGCCGATTAAGCCAGCTCCCCCGCCGAAAGCCGCGGTGAGCCCAGTCCCGCGCAAACAATCCGGTGCAACCGGTACCAGCGAGACGCCCCCGCCGCCGGCGAAGGAGGTGGCGCGGGCCCAGCCGGCGGCGCCATCGGCGGCCAAGTCGGCGCCTGCGTCCGGGGCGTACGTCATTCAGTTGTTCGCCGGGCGCTCGGAAAGCGACGCCAATACCGCCTGGACGCGTCTGAAGAGCAAGAATGCCGACATCCTCGGCGGCTTGGCGCCCAGTGTCGCGCGCGCCGATCTTGGTGATCGCGGCGTCTTCTATCGCCTGCGCGCCGGGCCGATCGCGAGTGAGGCTGGCGCCCGGCAGACCTGCAAGTCGCTGTCTCAACGCGGCGTGCCCTGCATTATCATCCGGTCCGGCGCCTGA
- the nagZ gene encoding beta-N-acetylhexosaminidase, with amino-acid sequence MGGSLPRAAIFGLAGPVLSGAERQFFADCQPLGFILFARNCVDPGQVRALVCALRAAVGREDAPVLIDQEGGRVQRLGPPHWRAAPPPGVFGALAARDERRAIAAAWLNARLIAADLADLGITVDCTPLLDVRRPEGHAIIGDRAFSHDGQIVALLGRATCAGLIAGGVLPVIKHIPGHGRATLDSHESLPVVGAEAEELERCDFAPFAALADMPLAMTAHVVFSTIDPLHPATTSPAVVGRVIREGIGFDGLLISDDLCMRALAGTPAARTHAALAAGCDVVLHCNGDIAQMQDVAKACPSLTSAAQARLERAQALRAITAEPFDAIAALTRLENLIADRAVA; translated from the coding sequence ATGGGCGGCTCTCTGCCGCGAGCAGCGATCTTCGGCCTCGCCGGGCCGGTGTTGAGCGGGGCGGAGCGGCAGTTCTTCGCCGACTGCCAGCCGCTCGGTTTTATTCTCTTTGCCCGCAACTGCGTCGATCCGGGCCAGGTACGCGCGCTCGTGTGCGCGCTGCGCGCGGCGGTTGGCCGCGAGGACGCCCCGGTCCTGATCGACCAGGAGGGCGGACGGGTGCAGCGCCTCGGGCCGCCTCACTGGCGCGCGGCGCCGCCGCCGGGAGTCTTCGGTGCCCTCGCCGCACGCGACGAGCGCCGGGCGATCGCCGCCGCGTGGCTCAACGCGCGGCTGATCGCGGCCGATCTCGCCGATCTCGGCATTACCGTCGACTGTACGCCGCTGCTCGACGTGCGCCGGCCGGAAGGACACGCCATCATCGGCGATCGCGCGTTCTCGCATGACGGGCAGATCGTCGCCCTGCTGGGTCGCGCCACCTGCGCCGGGCTGATCGCAGGGGGCGTGCTGCCGGTGATCAAGCACATTCCAGGCCATGGGCGGGCGACCTTAGACAGTCACGAATCGCTGCCAGTTGTTGGCGCCGAAGCCGAGGAACTGGAGCGGTGCGACTTTGCGCCCTTCGCGGCCCTCGCCGACATGCCTTTGGCGATGACGGCGCATGTCGTCTTCTCCACCATTGATCCGCTCCACCCGGCGACGACGTCCCCCGCAGTCGTTGGCCGGGTCATCCGCGAGGGGATCGGCTTCGACGGCCTGCTGATCTCGGACGATCTGTGCATGCGGGCGCTCGCCGGGACTCCCGCGGCACGCACGCACGCGGCACTCGCCGCCGGTTGCGACGTCGTTCTGCACTGCAACGGCGATATCGCGCAGATGCAGGACGTGGCGAAGGCATGTCCGTCGCTGACGTCGGCAGCACAGGCGCGGCTCGAACGCGCACAGGCGCTGCGCGCCATCACGGCAGAGCCGTTTGATGCCATCGCGGCGTTGACTCGGCTCGAGAACCTGATCGCCGATCGGGCGGTGGCCTGA
- a CDS encoding site-2 protease family protein, whose protein sequence is MHEVLYQISVLVIPVLLAITLHEAAHGWVASKLGDDTALRLGRVTFNPLRHIDPFGTIVLPAMLLLASNGQAMFGFAKPVPVDFRRLHHPRRDMVLVAGAGPGINLAMALIAAVFIRFMPVDPSALELWWYANLFNAVGMNILLAVFNMLPLPPLDGGRVAVGILPDPAARALARVEPYGFFIILAVVFVLPWLGRTLDFNFPVMQWLVVEPADWLSRVIFALVGVS, encoded by the coding sequence ATGCACGAGGTTCTCTATCAGATCTCTGTCCTGGTGATCCCGGTGTTGCTGGCGATCACCTTGCACGAGGCGGCGCACGGCTGGGTCGCCTCGAAGCTGGGTGACGATACCGCCCTGCGCCTCGGCCGGGTGACGTTCAATCCACTCCGCCACATCGATCCGTTCGGCACGATCGTTTTGCCGGCAATGCTGCTGCTGGCGTCGAACGGCCAGGCGATGTTTGGCTTTGCCAAACCCGTCCCGGTGGATTTTCGCCGGCTGCATCACCCGCGCCGCGACATGGTTCTGGTTGCGGGCGCCGGTCCGGGCATCAACCTTGCGATGGCGCTGATCGCCGCCGTCTTCATCCGTTTCATGCCGGTCGATCCCTCGGCCTTGGAACTGTGGTGGTACGCCAATCTGTTCAACGCCGTCGGCATGAACATCCTGCTCGCCGTCTTCAACATGCTGCCGTTACCGCCGCTGGACGGCGGACGGGTCGCCGTCGGCATCCTGCCCGATCCGGCGGCGCGCGCGCTCGCACGCGTCGAGCCGTACGGCTTCTTCATCATCCTTGCCGTCGTCTTCGTGCTGCCCTGGCTCGGGCGGACGCTTGACTTCAATTTCCCGGTCATGCAGTGGCTAGTCGTCGAGCCGGCCGACTGGCTGAGCCGGGTGATCTTCGCGCTTGTCGGGGTGTCGTGA
- a CDS encoding segregation/condensation protein A, with the protein MTTAEPAPDAAFIVDVDGWEGPVDLLLALARTQKVDLRQISIVQLADQYLAYVAEARRASLELAAEYLVMAAWLAELKSRLLLPEPEGPEEPSSDEMAGALAFQLRRLDGMREAGAALFARPQLGRDFWSRGRPETVEERIATSVRAGLHDLLRAYGDHLRRRRRDEPLDLSEPIELDSVEAALARIHLSLGQAPGWESLMRYLPAGALEGLRAGSLTARSSLAATFVAMLELVRQGRGVVRRNQPFGPIYVRHNADGERDGIDPSQ; encoded by the coding sequence ATCACCACCGCAGAGCCCGCGCCCGACGCCGCGTTCATCGTCGATGTCGACGGCTGGGAAGGGCCGGTCGACCTGCTGCTGGCGCTGGCCCGCACCCAGAAAGTCGATCTGCGGCAGATCTCGATCGTCCAGCTTGCCGATCAGTACTTGGCCTACGTGGCGGAGGCGCGGCGGGCGAGCCTCGAGCTTGCCGCCGAATACCTGGTGATGGCGGCGTGGCTCGCCGAGCTGAAGTCGCGCCTGCTCCTGCCGGAGCCGGAGGGCCCGGAAGAGCCGTCATCGGACGAGATGGCGGGAGCGCTGGCGTTTCAGTTACGCCGGCTTGATGGCATGCGCGAAGCTGGCGCCGCCTTGTTCGCCCGCCCGCAGCTTGGCCGCGATTTCTGGTCGCGGGGACGGCCCGAGACGGTCGAGGAGCGCATCGCGACCTCGGTTCGGGCGGGCCTGCATGATCTTTTGCGCGCGTATGGTGATCATCTGCGTCGTCGGCGCCGCGATGAGCCGCTCGATCTTTCGGAGCCGATCGAGCTCGATTCAGTCGAAGCGGCACTTGCCCGCATCCATCTCAGTCTCGGCCAGGCACCAGGCTGGGAAAGCCTGATGCGCTATCTTCCGGCGGGGGCGCTTGAAGGCCTGCGCGCCGGCAGCCTGACCGCCCGTTCTTCGCTCGCCGCAACGTTCGTGGCGATGCTCGAACTGGTCCGTCAGGGCCGGGGGGTGGTGCGGCGGAACCAGCCCTTCGGTCCGATCTACGTCAGGCACAACGCAGATGGGGAGCGTGATGGCATCGACCCATCGCAATGA
- the scpB gene encoding SMC-Scp complex subunit ScpB: MGSVMASTHRNEQQLARLVEAILFAAAEPMTERELAQRLPDGTDVRTLLQCVSESYSGRGVQLVKAGSSWAFATAPDLAPLLVRERTVEKKLSRAAIETLAIIAYHQPVTRGDVEEIRGVQLSKGTLDVLFDNGWITPKGRRETPGRPVTWATTEAFLRHFGLAALSDLPNVEELRAAGLLDARPAIQSLRDAAGVSDATPTALPEPLDPDAT; encoded by the coding sequence ATGGGGAGCGTGATGGCATCGACCCATCGCAATGAGCAGCAACTCGCGCGTCTGGTGGAGGCAATCCTCTTTGCCGCCGCCGAGCCGATGACGGAACGCGAGCTGGCCCAACGCCTGCCCGACGGCACCGACGTGCGCACGCTGCTGCAGTGCGTCTCGGAAAGCTATTCCGGGCGCGGCGTACAGCTGGTTAAGGCGGGCTCAAGCTGGGCGTTCGCGACCGCGCCGGACCTCGCGCCGCTTCTCGTGCGCGAGCGGACGGTGGAAAAGAAGCTCTCCCGCGCCGCGATCGAGACGCTTGCGATCATCGCCTATCACCAGCCGGTGACTCGCGGCGACGTCGAGGAAATCCGCGGTGTTCAGCTCAGCAAGGGGACGCTCGATGTCTTGTTCGACAATGGCTGGATCACACCGAAGGGCCGCAGGGAGACGCCTGGGCGGCCGGTGACCTGGGCGACCACCGAGGCCTTCCTGCGCCATTTCGGTCTGGCGGCGCTGTCGGATCTTCCCAATGTCGAGGAACTGCGCGCGGCGGGGCTGCTCGATGCGCGACCGGCGATCCAGAGCCTGCGCGACGCGGCCGGCGTGAGCGATGCGACACCGACGGCGTTGCCCGAACCTCTCGATCCGGACGCGACATAG
- the ptsN gene encoding PTS IIA-like nitrogen regulatory protein PtsN, translated as MDIASLLTPESVVAKLRATSKKQALQDLARRAADITGQSEKAIFSTLMKRERLGTTGVGNGIAIPHGKLANLDRLYGMFARLEHPIDFDAIDDRPVDLLFLLLAPESSGADHLKALARVSRLLRDKIACEKLRGTDDAEALYALLIDTTASWAA; from the coding sequence ATGGATATCGCTAGTCTCCTGACCCCGGAATCGGTCGTCGCCAAGTTGCGGGCGACGAGCAAGAAGCAGGCGCTGCAGGACCTCGCCCGCCGCGCCGCCGATATCACCGGGCAGTCGGAAAAGGCCATCTTCTCGACGCTGATGAAGCGCGAGCGGCTGGGCACCACCGGCGTTGGCAACGGCATCGCCATTCCGCACGGCAAGCTCGCCAACCTCGACCGGCTGTACGGGATGTTCGCCCGGCTTGAGCATCCGATCGATTTTGATGCGATCGACGACCGTCCGGTCGACCTTTTGTTCCTGCTCCTGGCGCCGGAGTCCTCGGGCGCCGACCACCTCAAGGCGCTGGCTCGCGTCTCCCGCCTCCTGCGCGATAAGATCGCGTGCGAAAAGCTGCGTGGAACGGACGACGCCGAGGCACTCTACGCGCTGCTGATCGACACAACGGCGAGTTGGGCGGCATAA
- the raiA gene encoding ribosome-associated translation inhibitor RaiA codes for MELLVKGKSLDVGEALRGYVEEHMGAAVSKYFAKAHDALVTISREKHLFHVDISVHPMRGLLVQGHCAAEDVYAAFDAALERIAKQLRRYKRRLNDHHKRRSADDAEILPAQQYIIAAETVDDELPVDGQPAIIAELPTEIATLSVGEAVMRMDLGDLPALMFRNTASGTLNVVYRRSDGNIGWIDPANTRPV; via the coding sequence ATGGAGCTATTGGTCAAAGGCAAAAGCCTGGACGTCGGAGAGGCGCTTCGCGGCTACGTCGAAGAGCACATGGGCGCGGCGGTATCAAAGTATTTCGCCAAGGCACACGATGCGCTGGTGACGATTTCGCGGGAAAAGCACCTGTTTCACGTCGATATCTCGGTGCATCCAATGCGCGGCCTGCTGGTCCAGGGACACTGCGCCGCCGAGGACGTCTACGCGGCGTTCGATGCCGCGCTCGAGCGCATCGCCAAGCAGCTGCGCCGCTACAAGCGCCGGCTGAACGATCACCACAAGCGGCGATCGGCGGACGATGCCGAAATCCTGCCGGCGCAGCAGTACATCATCGCTGCAGAAACGGTGGACGACGAGTTGCCGGTCGACGGGCAGCCGGCGATCATTGCCGAACTGCCGACCGAGATCGCCACGCTGAGTGTCGGCGAGGCGGTCATGCGCATGGACCTCGGCGATCTTCCGGCGCTGATGTTCCGCAATACGGCGAGCGGCACGCTTAATGTCGTCTATCGCCGCTCTGACGGCAACATCGGCTGGATCGACCCTGCCAATACGCGTCCTGTGTGA
- the rpoN gene encoding RNA polymerase factor sigma-54 — MALTPRLDLRQTQLLVMTPQLQQAIKLLQFSSIELTEYIETQLEQNPLLERDESVETVDLPADAADNATAVARSDGEPTSVDTAVSGDDHSISDDGLDTEFYDNVFDGESSGSDWQTDPLGGQWQARGGTFDDHESNPGEMVSGQITLQEHLVSQLAVEIDDPIDRVIGVHLIDMLDESGYLSADIAQIAEVLGCPVERVEAVLHRLQDFDPPGIFARSLAECLALQLDERGLLNQPMQAMLAHLPLIARRDWPALARLCGVGTEKVMEMMARIRSLNPKPASVFDYGFAAPVTPDVIMRAQPGGTWIIELNSETLPRVLVNNHYFTQISRAVRNREEKQFVNECFQSANWLVKSLHQRATTILKVASEIIRQQQAFFVNGVQSLRPLVLRDIADAIGMHESTVSRVTSNKFVATPRGIYELKYFFTHGVGGSSGGEVHSAESVRDRIRKMISAEPPQAILSDDALADALQNEGIDIARRTVAKYREAMRIPSSVQRRREKSGEL; from the coding sequence ATGGCGTTAACCCCTCGACTTGATCTGCGCCAGACCCAGTTATTGGTCATGACGCCGCAACTGCAGCAGGCTATCAAGCTGCTGCAGTTCTCGAGTATCGAACTTACGGAGTATATCGAGACGCAACTGGAGCAGAATCCGCTGCTTGAGCGCGATGAAAGCGTCGAGACCGTTGACTTGCCTGCGGACGCGGCCGACAACGCGACGGCGGTCGCGCGCTCGGACGGCGAGCCGACGTCGGTCGATACCGCCGTCAGCGGCGATGATCACAGCATCTCCGACGACGGGCTTGATACCGAATTCTACGATAACGTCTTCGATGGCGAGTCCTCCGGTTCGGACTGGCAGACCGACCCGCTGGGCGGCCAGTGGCAGGCGCGCGGCGGCACGTTCGATGACCACGAGTCCAATCCCGGCGAGATGGTCTCCGGCCAGATCACCTTGCAGGAGCATCTGGTCAGTCAGCTCGCGGTCGAGATCGACGATCCCATTGATCGCGTCATCGGCGTGCATCTAATCGACATGCTCGACGAATCCGGCTATCTGAGCGCCGACATTGCGCAGATCGCCGAGGTGCTCGGCTGCCCCGTCGAGCGCGTTGAAGCCGTCCTGCACCGCCTGCAGGATTTCGATCCGCCGGGGATTTTCGCCCGCTCGCTCGCCGAGTGCCTGGCGTTGCAGCTCGACGAGCGAGGCCTGCTGAACCAGCCGATGCAGGCGATGCTCGCTCATCTCCCCCTCATCGCCCGGCGCGACTGGCCGGCGCTCGCGCGCCTCTGCGGCGTCGGCACGGAAAAAGTGATGGAGATGATGGCGCGCATTCGCAGCCTCAATCCCAAGCCCGCCTCCGTCTTCGATTACGGGTTCGCGGCGCCGGTGACGCCGGACGTCATCATGCGCGCGCAGCCGGGCGGCACCTGGATCATCGAGCTGAACAGCGAGACGCTGCCGCGCGTCCTCGTCAACAATCACTATTTTACCCAGATCAGCCGCGCGGTGCGCAATCGCGAGGAAAAGCAGTTCGTCAATGAGTGCTTTCAATCAGCGAACTGGCTGGTTAAATCGCTGCATCAGCGCGCGACCACGATTCTCAAGGTGGCGAGCGAGATCATCCGCCAGCAGCAGGCATTCTTCGTCAATGGCGTACAATCCCTGCGGCCGCTGGTACTGCGCGATATTGCCGACGCCATCGGCATGCACGAGAGTACGGTGAGCCGGGTGACGTCGAACAAGTTCGTCGCGACGCCGCGCGGCATATACGAGCTGAAGTATTTCTTTACCCACGGTGTCGGCGGATCGAGCGGCGGCGAGGTGCATTCAGCGGAATCCGTACGCGACCGGATTCGCAAGATGATCAGCGCTGAGCCGCCCCAGGCGATCCTGTCCGACGACGCGCTGGCCGACGCCCTGCAGAACGAGGGCATCGACATCGCGCGTCGAACCGTGGCCAAGTACCGTGAGGCAATGCGGATTCCATCGTCGGTGCAACGGCGAAGGGAGAAGAGCGGTGAGCTATGA
- the lptB gene encoding LPS export ABC transporter ATP-binding protein, whose protein sequence is MAVIRETHALDIEAVPRGAARPRLIAGDRGLFAINLGKRYGRRPVVRGVSLALQRGEVVGLLGPNGAGKTTCFYMITGLVAPNDGRISLDGRDITGLPMYRRARLGVGYLSQEPSVFRGLTVEENIRAVLEVVEPSRVRRTSILDALLEEFAIGHVRHTSAVALSGGERRRVEIARALACNPQFIFLDEPFAGIDPIALSDIRDLVVHLKDRGIGVLITDHNVRETLDVIDRAYIIYDGKVLTEGDPSEIVDNEDVRRLYLGDRFSL, encoded by the coding sequence ATGGCAGTCATACGAGAGACCCACGCGCTAGACATCGAGGCCGTCCCCCGCGGCGCGGCGCGGCCGCGTCTGATTGCCGGCGATCGCGGGCTGTTCGCCATCAATCTCGGCAAGCGCTACGGCCGGCGGCCGGTCGTGCGCGGCGTCAGCCTCGCGCTGCAGCGCGGTGAGGTCGTCGGCCTACTCGGCCCGAACGGCGCCGGCAAGACCACCTGCTTTTACATGATTACCGGCTTGGTCGCGCCGAACGATGGTCGCATCAGTCTTGATGGCCGCGACATCACCGGGCTGCCGATGTATCGCCGGGCCCGCCTCGGCGTCGGCTATCTATCGCAGGAGCCATCGGTGTTCCGCGGCCTGACCGTCGAGGAAAACATCCGCGCCGTGCTTGAGGTCGTCGAGCCGTCGCGGGTGCGCCGTACCTCGATCCTCGATGCCCTGCTCGAGGAATTCGCCATTGGTCACGTTCGCCATACGTCGGCGGTGGCGCTGTCCGGCGGCGAGCGCCGCCGGGTGGAGATCGCCCGCGCCCTCGCCTGCAATCCGCAGTTCATCTTCCTCGACGAGCCTTTCGCCGGCATCGATCCGATCGCGCTCAGCGACATCCGCGACCTTGTCGTGCACCTGAAGGACCGGGGAATTGGCGTTCTGATCACCGATCACAACGTCCGCGAAACGCTCGACGTCATCGATCGAGCGTATATCATCTACGACGGTAAGGTGTTAACCGAGGGAGATCCCTCGGAGATCGTCGACAACGAAGACGTTCGGCGCCTTTACCTGGGTGATCGCTTCAGCCTGTAG